In one Tachysurus vachellii isolate PV-2020 chromosome 24, HZAU_Pvac_v1, whole genome shotgun sequence genomic region, the following are encoded:
- the mxra5a gene encoding matrix-remodeling-associated protein 5 has protein sequence MGHCVARVLTLFTLAALARSAQGCPRPCACPQPGEVQCTFRSLLTVPAGVSRQVERMNLGFNTINRITGSSFAGMRKLELLMMHGNNIHNIPDGAFHDLISLQMMKMSYNKLKIITRRTFQSLWNLARLHLDHNHLEFIHPDAFQGLTSLRLLQLEGNRLQQLHPATFATFSVLGYFPMSTLKHLYLSENGLTTLSQMMLATMPQLENLYLHENPWTCDCRMKWFKEWISNAPDVLKCKKDRAFPGGQLCPVCFSPKQLKKKDLLELDNPKCTSPVISAPHRSSALDAESELLTLNDFSQPLGNASLGLSDEHGNQVDLYCHVNEPTKSTRINWNNVNSFQINTNVTLMLDLECPIDRGTYEKLWRLVAYYSDVPAHLKREIMLSKDPHISYRYRQDAEVDAVYFTGVKANIVAEPAWIMQSALNLQLNRPQSTSKRVRLILSTHLSELVELEEKRQQRREWVLIEARNNTKISQVVVVGNPIQMQCNVQSSGHPLIKWMLPDGSKVEAPYQSSDNRITVSPSGLLAITATDHSDSGVYYCIAKVVGDVSILSFRLTVEDSSTPAPGSDSVAEPVTGVTGGPVSLPCVTLGSPDPDINWILPDNTIINTWSNLSRMSVASNGTLTIRNCQLSDNGYYKCVAETQHGVDSLATKVTLTRPSRGHPIRKYSSRPQPAEGVSTKIKAPINNDVEASGDNDNEGPEAKAFERVDSSYKRRIPSAPVRGGHPTRKVWRRPPLQRRRIIPTGADRSNLTETRRRINVSKGPIDPEHWANILAKVRSSGDNAKTTTTVSSGLASTNSSHQLDNGITKHLGLITDRSTSGAIPQKESYMATTSKTLVQTTEVRLDIKPLDPEDQLNIPYQIAAPEVNQNSDLIDVAYTTIGPQTTTQSLIDVDVSKWSEVRTIESTIPYETLFQQNQSHMLGSKKNETFPRARGDDDDNAGDKDDSFLKRHGVEVYQGKSDNSPISTTSIVSEEQNMAKYYATHLFTDIAKTALEEKHDSSQITLLTTMTPKSQSTLEHDRGTSYGRASSNSRRKNNGRRRKLHRNRTKPKQAKSAYFLNITRNPTTQTMVSGITKMTATSEPKIATSIMAMSTEVKTDTSVAFTDNQGTSLSKTNLSKGKDSLFDIQNTISSDTSVIEKVSDAEPTSMSYIEIDSISLKSTVLSMSSSPSLGFIGQSTTHRESVSTVSPIIQTTPSTDYETIISFHSLTGMHFEEAERESTTGHTSTRIKSDTSPESPQTHSEATPGAGIDKAENQSQFSLKPFSSSAVRVQHEIIASRDSDIPSGSTKANIYEGAPENSQVTTERPITSQNVKQSGTVTTTKINTANRKQETVSGRKAQIAEENTVTLMEGQQYSHPVTTLKTTTTAAIATTTPKQPMPSKTPKEWRPSVILPHTSFQNIPSIWTPDNSNHIPDRHRERILNPEQRIRSHNRKRPTVFHSTGLSELDTSDSDFSTQKPKPQTTLKVPTTAPEVLVPPPRQTLPVQPNGSSSFIHYPTSTNSVHHSQQKQKPFISSRRQPKITSTNISTVTVQAESNAYLPCVTVGEPRPFLSWTKISTGASITQNTKIQRFEVHPNGTLTIRNVLPLDRGQYLCSVRNQYGQDKLVVTLIVLAEHPRVFQPRYQDITKNLGDTIDFECLSQGNPYPRTTWVLPNKEIVHMDASSLGAHEQRVSVLANGTLRIKSATYTDHGIYKCIASNAAGADSISVRLTVAALPPVIQQMKNENITLPEGSTVYLNCSARGVPPPTISWSMSNGLQLRSSEFVSGLNLFVFNNGTLYIRGLGAANAGKYECIATNTLGISSRAVMLTVNKSIASARARITSSSPQKTDVIYGGKLQLDCVASGDPEPRVIWRTPSKKLVDAHYSYDPRIKVFANGSLSIHSVTEKDEGDYLCAAHNKMGDDYAPLKVNILTKPAKIEQKTQFNQKVIYGGDLKVDCVASGLPNPKVQWALPDGTMVNSIMKSDSSSDSPSSRYVVFDNGTLYFNDVGMHEEGDYTCYAENQIGKDEMKVHVKVVADVPMIRNKTFEVIRVMYGDSASLKCSAKGEPNPQILWFSPTNRAIPSASDKYLIHNDGTLVIQKVQRFDGGNYTCLARNSAGQDRKVNKLEILVSPPAINGLRGFTSSLKISAMKNQRKLIDCDASGTPVPYVLWVFPENVILPAPYYGSRMTVHRNGSLDIHSLRVTDTAKLICIARNEGGEARLMVQLDVMDVIERPKLKGPKTESLSITVGKTMMLNCSIEGTPAPQLTWVLPSGSLLIRGSQNNKSFHRSDGILVITNPAVSEAGTYQCLGRNAGGLVERTVVLTPGQKPEINNRYNSPVSVINGENLQLHCLSTSDPVRLTWTLPSGVVLNRPQRAGRYAVLSNGTLSIQQASVYDRGSYTCRAANEYGSSLLTIPVAIIAYSPRISSGPPPTTYARRGVAVQLNCVATGIPKAEVAWETPDRTRLIVSSQPRLFGNKYIHPQGFLIIQNPTPRDTGFYRCTARNVIGVDTKGTYLHVY, from the exons ATGGGCCACTGCGTAGCGCGCGTGCTGACTCTGTTTACGCTGGCGGCGCTGGCGAGGAGCGCACAAGGCTGCCCGCGACCGTGCGCATGCCCACAGCCCGGAGAGGTTCAATGCACATTTCGCTCTCTGCTCACGGTGCCCGCTGGCGTGTCCCGACAAGTAGAGCGCATGAACCTAGG GTTCAACACAATAAACCGAATAACAGGCAGCTCTTTCGCTGGTATGCGAAAGCTAGAACTCCTCATGATGCATGGGAATAATATACATAACATTCCTGATGGAGCATTTCATGACCTAATATCCCTTCAG atgatgaagatgagctACAACAAGCTGAAGATCATTACCAGACGCACATTTCAAAGTCTCTGGAATTTAGCCAGGCTGCACCTGGACCATAACCATCTGGAGTTCATACACCCGGATGCATTCCAAGGCCTCACCTCTCTCCGTCTGCTTCAGTTGGAAGGCAACCGTCTGCAGCAACTACATCCAGCCACCTTTGCAACTTTCTCTGTACTTGGCTACTTCCCTATGTCCACTCTGAAGCACCTGTACCTGTCTGAGAATGGGCTTACAACACTATCACAAATGATGTTAGCTACTATGCCTCAACTGGAGAACTTGTACTTGCATGAGAACCCCTGGACCTGTGACTGCAGGATGAAATGGTTCAAAGAGTGGATCTCAAATGCACCAG ATGTACTCAAATGCAAAAAAGATAGAGCTTTCCCTGGAGGACAATTGTGCCCTGTGTGTTTCTCGCCTAAACAACTAAAGAAAAAAGACCTTCTGGAGCTAGACAACCCAAAATGCACCAGTCCGGTCATTAGTGCCCCTCACAGATCCTCTGCCCTTGACGCAGAGAGTGAACTCTTGACATTAAATGACTTCAGTCAACCTCTTGGGAATGCTTCGCTTGGCTTGTCAGACGAACATGGAAATCAAGTAGATCTGTATTGTCATGTCAATGAACCAACCAAGTCAACCAGAATAAACTGGAACAATGTTAACTCATTTCAAATTAACACAAATGTCACCCTGATGTTAGATCTGGAATGTCCAATTGACAGAGGCACTTACGAAAAGCTGTGGAGGCTTGTTGCATATTATAGTGATGTACCTGCACACCTAAAAAGGGAGATTATGTTAAGCAAAGACCCTCATATTAGCTACAGGTATCGCCAGGATGCAGAAGTGGATGCCGTTTACTTTACTGGCGTGAAAGCCAATATTGTGGCAGAACCTGCATGGATAATGCAGTCAGCATTGAACTTACAGTTAAATAGACCTCAGTCCACCAGTAAAAGGGTTAGACTCATTCTCAGCACTCATCTATCAGAACTGGTAGAGTTAGAAGAAAAGAGGCAGCAGAGGAGAGAGTGGGTTTTGATAGAGGCAAGAAACAACACCAAAATATCTCAGGTTGTTGTGGTGGGCAACCCAATTCAGATGCAATGCAATGTGCAAAGCTCAGGGCACCCATTAATAAAGTGGATGCTGCCTGATGGGTCAAAAGTTGAGGCCCCATATCAAAGCAGTGATAACAGGATCACAGTGTCTCCATCTGGTTTATTGGCTATAACAGCCACGGATCACTCAGACTCAGGTGTGTACTACTGTATAGCAAAAGTGGTGGGTGATGTAAGTATACTTTCCTTTCGTCTGACAGTGGAAGACTCTTCTACTCCAGCTCCTGGAAGTGATAGTGTGGCTGAACCTGTGACGGGAGTCACTGGTGGGCCTGTTTCTCTTCCCTGTGTAACCTTGGGTTCTCCTGATCCAGATATAAATTGGATTCTGCCAGACAACACTATTATAAACACATGGTCAAATTTATCCAGGATGTCTGTGGCCTCAAATGGAACTTTAACCATTCGCAATTGCCAGCTTTCAGACAATGGTTATTATAAATGTGTGGCAGAAACTCAACATGGTGTGGACTCGTTGGCTACAAAAGTAACTTTGACAAGGCCTTCCAGAGGACATCCTATAAGGAAATATTCCAGCAGACCTCAGCCTGCAGAAGGAGTCTCAACCAAAATAAAAGCTCCAATAAACAATGATGTAGAGGCATCTGGGGACAATGACAATGAAGGGCCTGAAGCAAAAGCTTTTGAAAGAGTGGATAGCTCTTATAAAAGGAGAATTCCAAGTGCTCCCGTTCGGGGTGGGCATCCGACCAGAAAAGTGTGGAGACGTCCTCCCTTGCAGAGAAGACGAATAATCCCTACTGGAGCTGACAGGAGTAACCTGACAGAAACAAGGAGAAGAATCAATGTGTCAAAAGGCCCAATAGATCCAGAACATTGGGCTAACATTCTGGCAAAAGTCCGCAGCAGTGGTGATAATGCAAAAACAACTACAACTGTAAGTTCTGGTCTGGCTAGCACAAATAGTTCACATCAGCTCGACAATGGCATCACAAAGCACTTGGGATTGATAACAGACAGAAGTACAAGTGGAGCAATACCACAAAAAGAATCATACATGGCCACAACATCCAAGACACTGGTGCAAACCACTGAAGTCAGGCTAGATATAAAACCACTGGATCCTGAAGATCAGCTAAACATACCCTACCAAATCGCTGCTCCAGAAGTCAACCAAAATTCTGATTTGATAGATGTTGCATATACCACAATTGGTCCACAAACTACTACTCAGTCGTTGATAGATGTAGATGTTTCCAAATGGAGTGAAGTGAGAACTATTGAAAGCACGATTCCATATGAAACTCTATTTCAACAAAACCAAAGCCACATGCTGGgtagcaaaaaaaatgaaacatttcccAGGGCTAGAGGTGATGACGATGACAATGCTGGTGATAAAGATGACAGCTTTTTGAAAAGGCATGGGGTTGAGGTTTATCAAGGAAAGTCTGACAACAGTCCAATATCAACCACATCTATTGTTTCTGAAGAACAAAACATGGCAAAGTATTATGCTACTcatttatttactgacattgCAAAAACTGCATTAGAAGAGAAACATGACAGTTCACAAATTACACTGCTTACCACTATGACACCAAAATCGCAATCCACGTTAGAACATGACAGAGGAACATCATACGGTAGGGCCTCGTCCAATTCAAGACGTAAGAATAACGGCAGGCGAAGAAAGCTTCATAGAAAtagaacaaaaccaaaacaagcaAAATCTGCATACTTCTTAAATATCACTCGAAATCCCACTACTCAAACCATGGTTTCCGGAATCACCAAGATGACTGCAACATCTGAGCCAAAAATAGCAACATCTATAATGGCTATGAGCACTGAGGTCAAAACGGATACCAGTGTTGCATTTACTGACAACCAAGGAACATCGCTTAGTAAAACAAATTTGTCAAAGGGGAAAGATTCTTTATTTGACATCCAGAATACCATATCCTCTGATACTTCTGTCATTGAGAAAGTGTCAGATGCAGAGCCTACATCAATGTCATATATTGAAATAGATAGTATATCCCTAAAATCTACAGTGTTGTCAATGTCTTCATCACCATCCTTAGGTTTCATAGGACAATCAACCACACACCGAGAAAGTGTTTCTACCGTATCTCCTATCATTCAGACCACTCCATCTACTGACTATGAGACAATTATAAGCTTCCATTCCCTGACGGGAATGCATTTTgaagaggcagaaagagaaagcaCTACAGGACACACCAGCACAAGGATAAAGTCTGACACTTCCCCTGAGAGTCCTCAAACGCACTCAGAAGCAACACCAGGTGCGGGCATAGATAAAGCAGAAAATCAATCTCAGTTCTCACTTAAACCTTTCTCTTCATCTGCTGTGAGAGTCCAGCATGAAATCATTGCTAGCCGTGACTCAGACATCCCTAGTGGGTCAACAAAAGCAAACATCTATGAGGGGGCTCCTGAGAATTCTCAGGTTACAACAGAGAGGCCCATAACATCCCAAAATGTTAAACAATCAGGTACGGTCactacaacaaaaataaacactgctaacagaaaacaggaaacagtcTCTGGTAGGAAGGCTCAAATAGCAGAGGAAAATACTGTAACTCTGATGGAAGGTCAGCAGTACAGTCACCCTGTCACCACcctgaaaacaacaacaacagcagcaataGCTACTACTACCCCAAAACAACCAATGCCTTCAAAAACACCAAAGGAATGGAGACCCTCTGTAATCCTCCCACATACATCTTTCCAGAATATACCTTCCATTTGGACACCTGACAATTCAAATCATATtcctgacagacacagagaaagaattTTAAACCCTGAACAGAGAATCAGGTCACATAACAGAAAAAGGCCAACTGTATTTCATTCAACAGGTCTATCAGAATTAGATACAAGTGACAGTGATTTCAGCACCCAAAAACCAAAACCACAAACCACACTTAAAGTTCCCACAACTGCCCCAGAAGTCCTCGTTCCTCCTCCAAGACAAACCCTTCCTGTGCAGCCAAATGGTAGTTCTTCCTTTATCCACTATCCTACCTCCACCAACAGTGTGCATCATTCTCAGCAGAAGCAGAAGCCATTCATCTCATCTAGAAGACAGCCTAAGATTACCAGCACCAATATTAGCACAGTGACAGTACAGGCTGAATCAAATGCCTATCTGCCCTGTGTTACTGTAGGAGAGCCTAGACCCTTCCTCTCCTGGACTAAGATCTCAACAG GAGCCAGTATTACCCAGAATACTAAGATTCAGCGATTTGAAGTCCACCCTAATGGCACCCTCACTATCCGCAATGTACTTCCTTTAGACCGGGGGCAGTACCTCTGCAGTGTCCGGAACCAGTATGGACAAGACAAATTGGTGGTCACATTGATAGTCTTAGCTGAACACCCCAGGGTGTTTCAGCCACGCTATCAAGACATAACCAAAAACCTGGGAGACACCATTGATTTTGAATGTCTCTCCCAAGGAAACCCTTATCCTCGCACTACATGGGTGCTCCCTAATAAGGAAATAGTACATATGGACGCTTCCTCCCTTGGTGCACATGAACAACGAGTTTCAGTTTTAGCCAATGGTACACTCCGGATTAAATCTGCTACATACACCGATCATGGGATTTATAAGTGCATTGCTAGCAATGCAGCTGGTGCAGACTCTATATCTGTTCGTCTCACAGTTGCTGCTTTACCGCCAGTGATACAACAAATGAAGAATGAGAATATTACTCTCCCAGAAGGCAGCACAGTCTACCTGAACTGCAGTGCCAGAGGTGTTCCTCCCCCTACAATAAGCTGGTCTATGTCCAATGGTCTGCAGCTTCGTTCTTCAGAATTTGTTAGTGGCCTCAACCTCTTTGTTTTCAACAATGGGACCCTGTACATTCGTGGGTTGGGTGCAGCAAATGCAGGGAAATATGAATGCATAGCCACTAATACACTTGGGATTTCATCCAGAGCTGTAATGTTGACAGTGAACAAATCTATTGCATCAGCCAGAGCCAGAATTACTTCCTCATCTCCACAGAAAACAGATGTAATCTATGGTGGAAAGCTGCAACTAGACTGTGTTGCATCAGGAGATCCAGAGCCTAGGGTCATCTGGAGGACGCCATCCAAAAAACTTGTAGATGCTCATTATAg TTATGACCCACGAATCAAGGTGTTTGCCAATGGTTCACTGTCTATCCACTCTGTAACTGAGAAAGATGAAGGTGACTATCTGTGTGCAGCACATAACAAAATGGGAGATGATTATGCACCCCTTAAGGTCAATATCTTGACAAAGCCAGCAAAGATTGAGCAGAAGACACAGTTCAACCAGAAGGTGATCTACGGTGGTGACCTGAAAGTCGACTGTGTTGCATCCGGATTACCAAACCCAAAGGTCCAGTGGGCTCTGCCTGATGGCACTATGGTCAACAGCATTATGAAATCTGACAGCAGCAGTGATAGTCCAAGTAGTAGGTATGTGGTTTTTGACAATGGAACCTTATACTTTAATGATGTGGGGATGCATGAAGAAGGTGATTACACATGCTATGCTGAGAACCAGATTGGTAAGGATGAGATGAAAGTACATGTCAAGGTGGTGGCAGATGTACCTATGATCAGAAACAAGACCTTTGAGGTAATCAGGGTAATGTATGGAGATTCTGCCTCACTGAAGTGTTCTGCCAAAGGAGAGCCTAACCCTCAGATACTGTGGTTCTCTCCAACAAATAGAGCAATTCCTTCTGCCTCAGACAAGTACTTGATCCATAATGATGGTACACTGGTCATTCAGAAAGTGCAGCGCTTTGATGGTGGGAACTACACATGTCTAGCCAggaacagtgcaggacaagatcGTAAAGTAAACAAGCTGGAAATCCTGGTATCACCTCCAGCTATCAATGGTCTAAGAGGCTTCACAAGCTCTTTGAAAATATCTGCTATGAAGAATCAAAGGAAATTGATCGATTGTGATGCTTCTGGTACTCCTGTACCTTATGTGCTATGGGTTTTCCCAGAGAATGTTATTCTGCCAGCACCATATTATGGAAGCCGAATGACAGTCCATCGAAATGGCAGTCttgatattcattcattgagGGTAACCGACACAGCAAAATTAATCTGTATTGCTCGTAATGAAGGTGGAGAAGCAAGGCTCATGGTACAACTTGATGTGATGGATGTTATAGAAAGACCGAAACTCAAAGGTCCTAAAACAGAGTCTCTCTCTATAACTGTTGGTAAGACAATGATGCTAAATTGTTCTATTGAAGGTACTCCAGCACCACAATTGACCTGGGTTCTACCTAGTGGTTCTCTGCTAATTAGAGGCTCTCAAAATAACAAGTCCTTCCACAGGTCTGATGGGATTTTGGTAATTACTAACCCAGCTGTGTCAGAGGCTGGAACGTATCAATGTTTGGGCCGCAATGCTGGTGGACTGGTTGAAAGGACTGTGGTGTTGACTCCTGGGCAGAAGCCAGAGATTAATAACAGGTACAACTCACCTGTTAGTGTCATAAATGGTGAAAACCTGCAGTTGCACTGTCTGTCTACTAGTGATCCTGTACGTCTTACATGGACTTTGCCAAGTGGGGTTGTTCTAAACCGACCTCAACGGGCAGGTCGCTATGCTGTTCTATCAAATGGTACTCTTTCCATCCAGCAGGCTTCTGTGTACGACAGGGGCTCTTACACCTGCCGTGCCGCAAACGAATATGGAAGTTCCTTGCTAACAATCCCAGTGGCCATAATTGCATACTCACCAAGAATTTCCAGTGGTCCACCTCCTACCACCTATGCCAGAAGGGGAGTTGCTGTTCAACTGAATTGTGTAGCTACTGGTATCCCCAAGGCAGAAGTGGCATGGGAGACTCCAGACAGAACAAGGCTAATTGTCAGCAGTCAGCCACGCCTGTTTGGAAACAAGTATATACACCCTCAGGGCTTCCTTATAATCCAGAACCCTACACCAAGAGACACAGGTTTCTACAGATGCACTGCTAGAAATGTGATTGGGGTTGACACAAAGGGAACATACCTTCATGTGTACTGA